A genome region from Cutaneotrichosporon cavernicola HIS019 DNA, chromosome: 5 includes the following:
- the tmk2 gene encoding uncharacterized protein (Serine/Threonine protein kinases, catalytic domain): MDSTPRQIFQTANNVYVFQQPWQFVKELGQGAYGCVASARHAHSNETCAVKKVTNVFTKKILTKRCLRELLLLHHFRGHKNITCLYDMDIVFDPPGSGMFNEVYLYEELMEADLHAIIRSKQSLSDAHFQSFIYQTLCGLKYIHSANVLHRDLKPGNLLVNADCELKICDFGLARGFQPGASGDDEQEAPAYMTEYVATRWYRAPEIMLSFAKYNQSIDMWSVGCILAELLGGEPIFKGTDYINQLSLILNCLGTPTEETLNRVASASAQKYIRSLPIMARVRFRKLYPRASDAAIDLLEKLLSFDPTNRPDCAQALGHPYLAVWHDSSEEPTCEVPFDFSFEMEDSTNGMRNLIVNEVKRFRADVRQPIAPLPPAPAPHHALPAAPAAPQTDGAGVGPAFSETANMNQDRDEHPNSALERELAGGIHA; this comes from the exons ATGGATTCAACACCCCGACAGATCTTCCAGACAGCCAACAACGTATA CGTCTTTCAGCAGCCTTGGCAGTTtgtcaaggagctcgggCAAGGCGCGTATGG TTGTGTCGCGTCGGCACGCCACGCGCACTCCAACGAGACGTGTGCCGTCAAAAAGGTCACAAACGTCTTCACCAAGAAG ATCCTCACCAAGCGGTGCCTCCGCGAGCTCCTTCTGCTGCACCACTTCCGGGGCCACAAGAACATCACTTG cctcTATGACATGGACATTGTGTTCGACCCGCCGGGATCCGGCATGTTCAACGAGGTCTACCTGTACGAGGAGCTAATGGAGGCGGACCTGCACGCGATT ATCCGTTCTAAGCAGTCGCTCTCCGACGCCCACTTCCAGAGCTTTATTTACCAGACGCTGTGCGGGTTAAAG TACATTCACTCAGCCAACGTACTCCATCGCGACCTCAAGCCTGGAaacctcctcgtcaacgccgacTGCGAGCTCAAGATCTGCGACTTTGGCCTCGCCCGTGGCTTCCAGCCAGGCGCCTccggcgacgacgagcaaGAGGCGCCGGCCTACATGACTGAGT ACGTTGCGACTCGCTGGTACCGCGCGCCTGAGATCATGCTAAGCTTTGCCAAATACAACCAGAGCA TCGACATGTGGTCCGTAGGCTGtatcctcgccgagctgctcggcggTGAGCCCATCTTCAAGGGCACCGACTACATTAACCAGCTCAgcctcatcctcaactGCCTCGGCACTCCGACCGAGGAGACTCTCAACCGTGTCGCCTCGGCCAGTGCCCAGAA ATACATACGCTCGTTGCCCATTATGGCCCGTGTCAGGTTCCGGAAACTGTACCCCCGCGCATCAGATGCTGCAATCGACCTATTGGAAAAGCTGCTCTCGTTCGACCCCACGAACCGACCGGACTGTGCTCAGGCGCTCGGGCATCCTTA TCTCGCCGTGTGGCACGACAGCTCCGAAGAGCCGACATGCGAGGTGCCGTTCGACTTCTCGTTCGAGATGGAAGACTCGACAAACGGGATGCGCAACCTGATTGTCAACGAGGTTAAACGGTTCCGGGCCGACGTGCGCCAGCCTATCGCGCCGCTGCCCCCGGCCCCGGCTCCGCACCACGCCCTTCCAGCTGCCCCCGCTGCACCGCAGACTGATGGCGCGGGCGTCGGACCAGCCTTCTCTGAGACGGCCAACATGAACCAGGACAGAGATGAGCACCCAAactcggcgctcgagcgtgAGCTGGCGGGTGGCATCCACGCATAA
- the rpc2 gene encoding uncharacterized protein (DNA-dependent RNA polymerase catalyzes the transcription of DNA into RNA using the four ribonucleoside triphosphates as substrates) codes for MAPPPAASGPSRTVKRPAPGAAGRPAAKPRPSITPAPASGSKAASTAPGTGTGAGVRKGKMPVRGPKAQAQSNLQEGEEEWAELMRKTHGPKGADWYAKGMKTVEDKWELLPAFLKVKGLVKQHLDSFNYFVHTDIKAILHANSLVQSDANPRYYIKYTDIRIGRPLRKEVGAVNQRLTPMECRLTDNTYSGGIYVDIEYTHEDKIRKQQGIHIGQLPIMLRSDLCHLASKGEAELARMGECPLDPGGYFVVKGTEKVILVQEQLSKNRIIVMADPKKDVVTAEVTSSTHDRVVKTYVTTAKKCIYLRHNSFRDPIPIVIALKAMGLTSDKEILQMTCGSDERYQEAFGVSLEEATRLKILTKRQALEWIGQRVSPNQDKDDRTAGQKLTLADVAQQALATMVLGHVPVSNMNFRPKSIYLSTMTRRVLMAMVDPHMVDDRDYVGNKRLELAGQLLSLLFEDSFKTFNSDLKKRMDKILEKKSRAGPFDASSLVRVGGSDIITSAFVRSISTGNWSLKRFHVERAGVTHVLSRLSFIAALGMMTRITSQFEKTRKVSGPRALQPSQWGMLCTSDTPEGEACGLVKNLALMTHITTDTPEDPLIKLAFMLGVEDINLMTGNELYTPGVHLVQVNGTLIGVTSLPKRFVQTFRRLRRAGRTSEFVSIFINTHQRVIYIASDGGRICRPLIIVENAHPKVTQEHMQLLKEGKVTFDHFLRSGLVEYLDVNEENDSYMACYEHEITEDTTHLEIEPFTILGAVAGLIPYPHHNQSPRNTYQCAMGKQAIGAIAYNQLNRIDTLLYLMTYPQQPMVKTKTIELVGYDKLPAGQNATVAVMSYSGYDIEDALIVNRASADRGFGRCHVLKKQTIPLRSFPNGTSERLALPPAEMRPDSHGWLDNDGLVAPGAVVAQGDILAARETPLDTRGAGGPGATFKPSPVVYKLPESALIDKVMVTDTEDGNQLIKILTRQTRRPELGDKFSSRHGQKGVCGLIVPQQDMPFNDLGISPDIIMNPHGFPSRMTVGKMIELLSGKAGVLSGKLQYGTAFGGSKVVDMSEILVDKGFSYAGKDMLQSGITGEPLECYVYFGPIYYQKLKHMVMDKMHARPTGPRANLTRQPTEGRSKDGGLRLGEMERDCLIGYGATQLLLERLMISSDAFDAQVCEACGMLAYSGWCKGCASSKAVVKITMPYAAKLLIQELLGMNILPKLMMEDTV; via the exons ATGGCTCCACCACCTGCAGCATCCGGCCCATCACGGACAGTGAAGCGGCCAGCTCCGGGCGCTGCTGGCCGTCCCGCTGCCAAACCCCGGCCCTCCATCACCCCAGCCCCTGCCAGTGGTTCAAAGgccgcctccaccgcgccTGGCACTGGCACTGGCGCTGGCGTGCGGAAAGGCAAGATGCCTGTTCGGGGACCAAAGGCTCAGGCCCAGTCTAACCttcaagaaggagaggaggagtgggccGAGCTCATGCGCAAGACCCATGGTCCAAAGGGTGCGGACTGGTACGCCAAGGGTATGAAGACTGTCGAG GACAAGTGGGAGCTGCTCCCGGCCTtcctcaaggtcaaggGTCTCGTTAAGCAGCACCTCGACTCGTTCAACTACTTTGTTCACACCGACATCAAGGCTATCCTACACGCCAACTCGCTGGTGCAGTCAGATGCCAACCCTCGCTACTACATCAAATACACCGACATCCGTATCGGTCGCCCACTACgcaaggaggtcggcgcggtcAACCAGCGACTAACCCCTATGGAATGCCGTCTTACCGACAATACGTATTCGGGCGGTATCTACGTCGACATTGAGTACACGCACGAGGACAAGATCCGCAAGCAGCAGGGCATTCACATTGGCCAGCTGCCGATCATGCTGCGCTCCGACTTGTGTCACCTCGCAAGCAAGGGGGAAGCTGAGCTTGCGCGCATGGGCGAGTGCCCGCTCGACCCAGGTGGCTACTTTGTGGTCAAGGGCACGGAGAAAGTCATTCTGGTGCAAGAGCAACTGAGCAAAAACCGTATCATCGTCATGGCGGACCCGAAGAAGGACGTTGTCACGGCTGAAGTaacctcgtcgacccaCGACCGTGTCGTCAAAACATATGTCACGACGGCCAAGAAGTGTATCTACTTGCGACACAACTCGTTCCGCGACCCTATCCCGATTGTCATCGCCCTCAAGGCCATGGGCCTGACGAGCGACAAGGAGATTCTCCAGATGACATGTGGCTCGGACGAGCGGTACCAGGAGGCGTTCGGTGTATctctggaggaggcgacTAG gctgAAGATCTTGACGAAGCGCCAGGCGCTGGAGTGGATTGGTCAGCGCGTGTCGCCAAAccaggacaaggacgaccgCACGGCTGGACAAaagctcaccctcgcggACGTTGCGCAGCAGGCGCTTGCTACAATGGTCCTTGGTCACGTTCCGGTTAGCAACATGAACTTTAGGCCAAAGTCGATCTACCTGAGCACCATGACGCGCCGTGTCCTCATGGCCATGGTCGACCCTCACATGGTCGACGACCGTGACTACGTTGGTAACAAGCGTCTCGAGTTGGCCGGCCAGCTGCTCTCGCTCCTGTTTGAGGACTCCTTCAAGACGTTCAACTCGGACCTGAAGAAGCGCATGGACAAGATCTTGGAGAAGAAATCGCGCGCAGGGCCGTtcgacgcgtcgtcgcttGTGCGCGTGGGCGGCAGCGACATTATCACGTCGGCTTTCGTGCGTTCCATCTCTACTGGTAACTGGTCGTTGAAGCGTTTccatgtcgagcgcgcagGTGTCACCCATGTCCTGTCGCGGTTGTCGTTCATCGCCGCACTCGGCATGATGACGCGTATCACGTCGCAGTTCGAGAAGACCCGCAAGGTCTCCGGCCCACGTGCATTGCAGCCCTCACAGTGGGGCATGTTATGTACGTCCGACACACCCGAAGGAGAAGCCTGTGGTCTGGTCAAGAACCTCGCGCTCATGACCCACATCACCACCGATACGCCGGAGGACCCGCTCATCAAGCTCGCGTTCatgctcggcgtcgaggataTCAATCTTATGACCGGCAACGAGCTGTACACACCAGGCGTACACCTCGTCCAGGTCAACGGTACCCTTATCGGTGTCACCTCGTTGCCGAAGCGCTTCGTCCAGACCTTCCGCAGACTGCGCCGAGCCGGCCGCACATCCGAGTTCGTGTCGATTTTCATCAACACCCACCAGCGCGTCATCTACATCGCGTCTGACGGTGGCCGTATCTGTCGTCCCCTCATCATTGTGGAGAACGCCCATCCAAAGGTCACGCAGGAGCACATGCAActcctcaaggagggcaaggttACATTCGACCACTTCCTGCGCTCCGGTCTCGTCGAGTACCTGGACGTCAACGAGGAGAACGACTCGTACATGGCCTGTTACGAGCACGAGATCACCGAAGACACAACCCacctcgagatcgagccattcaccatcctcggcgctgtCGCCGGCCTTATTCCCTACCCCCACCACAACCAGTCGCCGCGTAACACTTATCAGTGCGCCATGGGCAAGCAGGCGATCGGAGCGATCGCATACAACCAGCTCAACCGCATCGACACTCTCCTCTACCTCATGACATACCCGCAGCAGCCGATGGTCAAGACCAAGACGATTGAGCTCGTCGGTTACGACAAGCTTCCCGCCGGCCAGAACGCGACTGTCGCTGTCATGTCGTACTCTGGCTACGATATTGAGGACGCGCTCATTGTCAACCGTGCGTCTGCGGACCGCGGCTTCGGGCGTTGCCACGTCCTAAAGAAGCAGACTATCCCCCTCAGGTCGTTCCCGAACGGTACTTCGGAGCGCCTGGCACTGCCACCGGCTGAGATGCGCCCAGACAGCCACGGCTGGTTAGACAACGatggcctcgtcgcgcccgGCGCGGTCGTGGCACAGGGTGACATCCTCGCGGCGCGTGAGACACCGCTTGACACCCGTGGTGCCGGTGGACCAGGGGCCACGTTCAAGCCGTCGCCTGTCGTGTACAAGCTGCCCGAATCCGCGCTTATCGACAAGGTCATGGTGACGGACACAGAGGACGGCAACCAGCTCATCAAGATTCTCACGCGCCAGACGCGTCGGCCAGAACTCGGTGACAAGTTCTCGTCGCGCCACGGACAGAAGGGTGTGTGCGGCCTCATCGTGCCGCAACAGGACATGCCGTtcaacgacctcggcatctCACCGGACATTATCATGAACCCTCACGGTTTCCCGTCGCGTATGACGGTCGGCAAGATGATCGAGCTGCTGAGCGGCAAGGCAGGCGTGCTCTCAGGCAAGCTGCAGTACGGTACGGCGTTCGGTGGTTCCAAGGTTGTCGACATGAGCGAgatcctcgtcgacaaggGCTTCAGCTACGCGGGCAAGGACATGTTGCAGTCTGGCATCACGGGCGAGCCGCTCGAATGTTACGTCTACTTCGGCCCGATCTACTACCAGAAGCTCAAGCACATGGTCATGGACAAGATGCACGCGCGTCCGACGGGTCCGCGCGCCAACCTGACCCGCCAGCCGACCGAAGGTCGTTCCAAGGACGGTGGTCTGCGTTTgggagagatggagcgTGACTGCCTGATCGGCTACGGAGCGACGcagctccttctcgagcgcctcatGATCTCGTCGGACGCATTCGACGCGCAGGTCTGCGAGGCGTGCGGCATGCTCGCCTACTCGGGCTGGTGTAAGGGATGTGCGAGTTCCAAGGCAGTGGTGAAGATCACCATGCCGTACGcggccaagctcctcatccaGGAGCTGCTGGGCATGAACATCCTCCCGAAGCTCATGATGGAGGACACGGTGTAG
- a CDS encoding uncharacterized protein (Malic enzyme, NAD binding domain), with protein sequence MLILSRATPSLRFTAYHSSPIISHIARNTRINFAASHISVRTKMTATSHQMRPNGPTPPLTPKSNSLQLPFGAGLGRSRPNIHREQSLLRLQHQLDQQPTSLMKHSLLSRIRREDPELFFAALQADLVNLAPVVYTPTVGEACQKYSQVYSGPEGLYLSIDDKDQLPQILSEYAATLKHQPQIIVVTDGSRILGLGDLGLGGMGISVGKLNLYVAGGGLDPSGTLPVVLDMGTNNESIREDPLYLGLKRPRASFDDAVSFMDDFMAAASNQFPDTVIQHEDFYSEAAFEFLSRYQSKYCMFNDDIQGTGSVILGGFVAAAKAAVNLSGRDPKEHKVVFLGGGSAAIGVAKEMMNYFRMLGLSEDEARERFWLIDTKGLITATRQDVVDGRLAEHKKYFIRNDNEGQEYKTLLDVIEYVKPTTLVGLSTTFGAFPEPVVRRMAELNQAPIIFPLSNPTSKCELSFEDALNWTDGRVLYASGSPYDPVVYDGQLREPGQGNNFLVFPGIGLGALLSGATHITDDMITASAISLSEALTPEEKEAALLYPRLTRIRDVSADVAVGVIRAAQKAGLDTNEQLRDLDDESLLQHVKNAQWSPYHPAGYTGPKSASL encoded by the exons ATGCTCATCCTCTCTCGCGCCACTCCCTCACTGCGCTTCACTGCCTACCATTCGTCTCCCATCATCTCACACATTGCTCGCAACACTCGTATCAACTTTGCCGCATCTCACATCTCCG TTCGTACCAAGATGACCGCCACCTCGCACCAGATGCGCCCCAATggccccacccctcccctcaCTCCCAAGTCAAATTCCCTCCAGCTCC CCTTCGGCgctggcctcggccgctcTAGGCCCAACATCCACCGCGAGCAGAGCCTCCTTCGTCTCCAGCaccagctcgaccagcaGCCAACCTCGCTCATGAAGCactcgctcctctcccGCATTCGCCGTGAGGACCCCGAGCTCTTCTTCGCCGCCCTCCAGGCagacctcgtcaacct TGCCCCTGTTGTCTACACCCCCACCGTCGGTGAGGCTTGCCAAAAGTACTCGCAGGTCTACTCGGGCCCTGAGGGTCTCTACCTTTCGATCGACGACAAG GACCAGCTCCCCCAGATCCTCTCCGAGTACGCCGCTACTCTCAAGCACCAGCCCCAGATCATTGTCGTGACCGATGGCTCGCGTATTCTCGGtcttggcgacctcggcctcggcggcatgggcatTTCGGtcggcaagctcaaccTCTACGTTGCCGGCGGTGGTCTGGACCCTTCGGGTACCCTGCCTGTTGTCCTTGA CATGGGCACCAACAACGAGTCGATCCGTGAGGACCCTCTCTACCTGGGCCTCAAGCGCCCCCGCGCATCGTTTGACGACGCCGTCTCGTTCATGGACGACTTCATGGCTGCCGCATCCAATCAGTTCCCCGACACGGTCATCCAGCACGAGGACTT CTACTCGGAGGCCGCGTTTGAATTCCTGTCAAGGTACCAGAGCAAGTACTGCATGTTCAACGACGACATTCAGGG CACTGGATCGGTCATTCTCGGTGGTTTCGTtgccgcggccaaggccgctgTCAACCTTTCCGGGAGGGATCCCAAGGAACACAAGgtcgtcttcctcggcggTGGCTCGGCCGCAATCGGTGTCGCCAAGGAGATGATGAACTATTTCCGCATGCTCGGCCTCTCTGAGGATGAGGCAAGGGAGCGCTTCTGGCTCATTGACACCAAGGGCCTCATCACTGCCACCCGCCaggacgtcgtcgacggccgcctcgctgAGCACAAGAAGTACTTTATCCGCAACGACAACGAGGGCCAGGAGTACAAGACCCTCCTTGACGTCATCGAGTACGTCAAGCCCACCACTCTCGTTGGTCTCTCGACCACCTTTGGCGCGTTCCCAGAGCCGGTTGTCCGCCGcatggccgagctcaaccAGGCTCCCATCATCTTCCccctctccaaccccaccTCCAAGTGCGAGCTCTCGTTCGAGGACGCTCTCAACTGGACCGACGGCCGTGTCCTCTACGCCTCGGGTTCCCCTTACGATCCCGTCGTGTACGACGGCCAGCTCCGCGAGCCTGGCCAGGGCAACAACTTCCTTGTCTTCCCTGGTATTGGTCTCGGTGCGCTGCTCTCGGGCGCCACGCACATCACGGACGACATGATCaccgcgtcggcgatctCGCTCTCGGAGGCTCTTACGCctgaggagaaggaggcggctCTCCTTTACCCACGTCTGACTCGCATCCGCGACGTCTCGGCCGACGTTGCTGTCGGCGTCATCCGCGCGGCCCAGAAGGCTGGCCTCGACACGAACGAGCAGCTCCGCGATCTCGATGACGAGTCGCTGCTCCAGCACGTCAAGAACGCGCAGTGGTCTCCTTACCACCCTGCGGGCTACACTGGGCCCAAGAGCGCCAGCCTCTAG